A portion of the Simkania negevensis Z genome contains these proteins:
- a CDS encoding IS982 family transposase, translating into MQNAIISIFCHVDDFLKAISWNDEPQSHMTLAEVITVGLVSWRFFQGNLETSRVFLYEHGYITNILSKSRLNRRLHDVPSFFWHLIVAHLSYQVEPYSKGFLIDSFPVSVCHNVRSNRRALFTDQKYIGYNASKQAWFTGLKVHVLTTFQGKPREFLLTSASTHDLTAFKKIYLGSLLKGSIILGDKAYISSEHEKALIEKDLHLITERRKNSRKGQSFIYHRYGRRIRKKIESTFSRISSWLPKHIHAVTDRGFILKLMMLIASFSITF; encoded by the coding sequence ATGCAAAATGCAATCATCTCTATTTTTTGTCACGTCGATGATTTTCTTAAAGCTATTTCTTGGAATGACGAGCCCCAGTCTCATATGACTTTAGCTGAAGTTATCACCGTTGGTCTTGTTTCTTGGCGCTTTTTTCAAGGTAATCTCGAGACCTCTAGGGTATTTTTATATGAACATGGATATATCACTAACATCTTGAGTAAGAGTAGACTTAATCGAAGATTACATGATGTTCCTTCATTTTTTTGGCATCTCATTGTTGCCCATCTTTCTTATCAAGTTGAGCCTTATTCAAAAGGCTTTTTAATTGATAGCTTCCCTGTTTCTGTATGCCATAATGTTCGTTCTAATAGGCGCGCTCTTTTCACAGACCAAAAATACATCGGTTATAACGCAAGTAAACAAGCTTGGTTTACAGGACTCAAAGTTCATGTTTTGACAACCTTCCAAGGGAAGCCTAGGGAGTTTTTATTGACATCAGCTTCGACTCACGATTTGACAGCCTTTAAAAAAATCTACCTTGGATCTCTTCTTAAAGGTTCTATCATCCTTGGAGATAAGGCTTATATTTCATCAGAGCATGAAAAAGCGCTCATTGAAAAGGATCTTCATCTCATCACAGAAAGAAGAAAAAATTCCCGCAAGGGACAAAGCTTTATTTATCACCGTTATGGCAGAAGGATACGGAAGAAAATAGAATCAACGTTTAGTAGAATCTCATCTTGGTTACCTAAGCATATTCATGCTGTAACTGATCGAGGATTTATCTTGAAACTGATGATGTTAATTGCTTCTTTTTCTATCACTTTTTGA
- a CDS encoding ShlB/FhaC/HecB family hemolysin secretion/activation protein: MKKCVFLLFFVCLSSALFCASSPFLPHDKRHLSDSQVTKLTFQGLILLPSQEDLNPAGYENVHGVLAYKIDLPGSVVSLKKELRPLIGKPLDEDTLAELKRRVQNYYHHNHHPLVRVTIPEQDISAGVVQMIVKESQLGKVEVKGNKWFSKKSIEKQIRLQEDENLASDVLDQDLWWLNRNPFRQVDAVYLPGEKPGTTDIELLVHDRFPLRTYFGIDNTGNDVTGNNRLFIGVDWGKVFWTDQRLSYQFVTSSDFTRFYAHTLYYEAPLPWRHLLNIYGGYSHVDADYTIPNVKGTHFHTKGWSMQASLRYTVPLKPMRSFLHQVIGGFDFKRTNNNLALGGRPVISDNNVNLTQFMLGYNLGYEVDPLTLSFEIEGFYSPGQWVADQSNADYQSLRSYSKNDYVYARSAFVLIWDFYQKWTFHTTLRWQLASINLLPSEEYGVGGYNTVRGYKERIVNGDNVFILNLEVRTPPVSIFNPLAGYKKFHDEFVFLVFFDYGFQQVKRPVTDQNKTNNLASIGPGVRYQVTPYLTFRADWGFQLHRITDPSVSGGPHQRLSFSLVAGY; this comes from the coding sequence ATGAAAAAATGCGTTTTTCTTTTGTTTTTTGTATGCCTATCTAGCGCTTTATTTTGCGCAAGCTCTCCCTTCTTGCCACATGATAAACGGCATCTTTCTGATTCACAAGTGACCAAGCTCACTTTTCAAGGTCTCATTCTCCTCCCAAGTCAAGAGGACTTAAACCCAGCTGGGTATGAGAACGTTCATGGCGTTTTAGCTTACAAGATTGATCTTCCAGGATCAGTTGTTTCTCTTAAAAAGGAATTGCGCCCCTTGATTGGGAAACCCCTCGATGAAGACACTCTAGCAGAACTGAAAAGACGTGTTCAAAATTACTATCATCACAACCACCATCCCCTTGTCCGCGTGACAATCCCAGAGCAAGACATCTCTGCGGGCGTCGTCCAAATGATTGTGAAAGAAAGCCAACTCGGGAAAGTTGAGGTGAAGGGAAACAAGTGGTTTTCGAAAAAGTCCATTGAAAAGCAGATCCGATTGCAAGAAGATGAAAATCTCGCTTCGGATGTTTTGGATCAAGATTTGTGGTGGTTAAACCGCAACCCATTTCGTCAAGTTGATGCAGTGTACTTACCTGGAGAAAAGCCTGGTACAACCGATATAGAGCTGCTTGTTCACGATCGATTCCCCTTGCGCACCTACTTCGGGATCGATAACACTGGCAACGATGTGACAGGAAACAACCGCCTCTTTATTGGAGTCGATTGGGGAAAAGTCTTTTGGACCGATCAACGCCTTTCATACCAATTTGTCACTTCTTCAGATTTTACACGGTTTTACGCGCACACTCTCTATTATGAAGCACCTCTTCCTTGGCGCCATTTATTGAACATTTATGGGGGATACTCTCACGTTGATGCAGACTACACCATCCCCAATGTCAAAGGAACCCACTTCCATACCAAAGGTTGGTCTATGCAAGCTAGCTTGCGCTACACCGTTCCATTAAAACCTATGCGCAGTTTTTTGCATCAAGTGATTGGGGGCTTTGATTTCAAACGCACCAACAACAACTTGGCCCTTGGCGGACGACCTGTAATTTCTGATAACAATGTCAACCTCACCCAATTCATGCTTGGATACAATTTAGGTTATGAAGTTGATCCACTGACTCTCTCTTTTGAAATTGAAGGGTTTTATTCACCAGGGCAATGGGTTGCTGACCAAAGCAACGCTGACTATCAATCACTGCGCTCTTATTCGAAAAACGACTATGTGTATGCCCGTAGCGCCTTTGTACTGATTTGGGATTTCTATCAAAAATGGACCTTTCATACGACTCTGCGTTGGCAACTTGCAAGCATCAATCTCTTGCCAAGTGAAGAATATGGGGTTGGAGGCTACAACACCGTTCGCGGATATAAGGAACGGATTGTCAACGGAGACAACGTTTTCATCTTGAATTTAGAGGTGCGCACTCCCCCTGTCAGTATTTTCAATCCTCTTGCAGGGTATAAAAAATTTCATGATGAATTTGTTTTTCTCGTCTTTTTTGACTATGGATTCCAGCAAGTTAAACGGCCTGTCACAGATCAAAACAAGACAAACAACCTCGCGAGCATTGGTCCGGGTGTGCGGTATCAAGTGACTCCTTATCTCACTTTTCGTGCAGATTGGGGATTTCAACTCCATCGCATCACAGACCCATCTGTTAGCGGAGGTCCTCATCAAAGACTTAGCTTCTCTCTAGTCGCAGGATACTGA